The following are encoded together in the Neomonachus schauinslandi chromosome X, ASM220157v2, whole genome shotgun sequence genome:
- the ARSH gene encoding arylsulfatase H, with translation MADDLGVGDLCCYGNNTVSTPNIDRLANEGVRLTQHLSAASVCTPSRAAFLTGRYPIRSGMASRFNLNRELTWLGGSGGLPTNETTFATLLQHRGYRTGLIGKWHQGLSCASRDDHCYHPLNHGFDYFYGLPFGLISDCQTSKTPELHRWIRIKLWISTVVLSLVPLLLLIPKFARWFAVPWKVILTFALLAFLFFISWYSSYGFTRRWNCILMRNDDIIQQPMQEERVASLLLKEALAFIDRYKRSPFLLFVSFLQVHTPLITKEKFVGHSKYGLYGDNVEEMDWMVGKILETLDQERLANHTLVYFTSDNGGRLEVQEGEVKLGGFNGIYKGGKGMGGWEGGIRVPGIFRWPTVLEAGKVIDEPTSLMDIYPTLSYIGGGILPQDRVIDGRNLMPLLEGRVSHSEHEFLFHYCGVYLHTARWHQKDCATVWKVHYVTPKFSPDGADACYGSGICSCSGDVTYHDPPLLFDISRDPSEAQPLNPDNEALFDSVVKKIEAAIKEHRRTLTPVPQQFSVFNTLWKPWLQPCCGTFPFCGCDKEDDVLSTAR, from the exons ATGGCGGACGACCTTGGGGTGGGGGACTTGTGCTGCTACGGTAACAACACAGTGAG CACACCGAATATCGACCGCTTGGCAAACGAGGGCGTGAGGCTCACCCAGCACTTGTCAGCTGCTTCCGTATGCACCCCGAGTCGGGCTGCCTTCCTGACGGGCCGGTACCCCATCCGATCAG GAATGGCATCTCGCTTCAACCTGAACCGCGAGCTCACCTGGCTAGGAGGCTCGGGTGGTCTGCCCACCAATGAAACGACTTTTGCCACACTGCTGCAGCATCGCGGCTACCGCACGGGGCTCATAG GCAAGTGGCACCAGGGTTTGAGCTGTGCCTCTCGGGATGATCACTGTTACCACCCCCTCAACCATGGGTTCGACTACTTCTACGGGCTGCCCTTTGGCCTGATAAGCGATTGTCAGACGTCCAAGACACCAGAGCTGCACCGCTGGATCAGGATCAAACTCTGGATCTCCACGGTGGTGCTCAGCCTCGTCCCCCTCCTGCTCCTCATCCCCAAGTTCGCCCGCTGGTTCGCCGTTCCGTGGAAGGTCATCCTCACCTTCGCTCTTCTTGCCttcctgtttttcatttcctgGTACTCCAGTTACGGGTTTACTCGGCGTTGGAACTGCATTCTTATGAGAAACGATGATATCATCCAGCAGCCGATGCAGGAGGAAAGAGTGGCTTCCCTATTGCTGAAGGAGGCACTTGCCTTTATCGACAG GTATAAACgcagccccttcctcctctttgtgTCCTTCCTGCAAGTCCACACTCCACTGATCACCAAAGAGAAGTTTGTGGGGCACAGTAAATACGGACTCTATGGGGATAATGTCGAAGAAATGGATTGGATGGTGG GTAAGATCCTGGAGACCCTGGACCAGGAGCGCCTGGCCAACCACACGCTGGTGTACTTCACCTCAGACAACGGGGGTCGCCTGGAGGTGCAGGAAGGCGAGGTCAAGCTGGGTGGTTTCAACGGGATCTACAAAG gTGGCAAGGGGATGGGCGGATGGGAAGGGGGCATTCGTGTCCCAGGAATATTCCGGTGGCcgacagtcctggaggctgggaaagtgATTGACGAACCAACGAGCCTAATGGACATTTACCCGACACTGTCTTATATAGGTGGAGGGATATTGCCCCAGGACAG AGTCATCGACGGTCGGAACCTAATGCCCCTGCTGGAAGGCAGGGTGTCCCACTCGGAGCATGAGTTCCTCTTCCATTACTGTGGGGTCTACCTGCACACAGCCAGGTGGCATCAGAAGGACT GTGCAACAGTGTGGAAGGTCCATTACGTGACCCCCAAGTTCTCCCCAGATGGAGCTGACGCCTGCTATGGGAGTGGAATCTGTTCGTGTTCTGGAGATGTCACCTACCACGACCCTCCCCTGCTCTTCGACATCTCCAGAGACCCTTCTGAGGCCCAACCTCTTAACCCTGACAATGAAGCATTATTTGACTCTGTGGTCAAGAAAATCGAGGCGGCCATCAAAGAGCATCGCAGGACACTCACACCTGTCCCACAGCAGTTCTCGGTGTTCAACACCCTCTGGAAACCATGGCTACAGCCCTGCTGTGGGACTTTCCCCTTTTGTGGGTGTGACAAAGAAGATGACGTCCTTTCCACTGCTCGGTGA